In a single window of the Rhizobium etli CFN 42 genome:
- the betC gene encoding choline-sulfatase, which yields MARPNILVLMVDQLNGTFFPDGPADFLHAPHLKSLAERSVRFANTYTASPLCAPARASFMSGQLPSRTRVYDNAAEFASDIPTYAHHLRAAGYQTALSGKMHFVGPDQLHGFEERLTTDIYPADFGWTPDYTKPGERIDWWYHNLGSVTGAGVAEITNQMEYDDEVAYHATRKLYDLSRGHDERPWCLTVSFTHPHDPYVARRKFWDLYEDCPALDPAVEPIAFERQDPHSQRLMKACDHHAFDISGEHVRRARRGYLANISYVDEKIGEILDVLERSRMADNTIILFVSDHGDMLGDRGLWFKMNFFEGSARVPLMIAAPGWKPKRIDQPVSTLDVTPTLAGLVGIDIASLKPWTEGCDLAALAQGTGSRGPVPMEYAAEGSEAPLVCLRDGRYKLSLCEKDPPMLFDLETDPQELENLAADPAHADTLARLVEKAGQRWNLSDFDAAVRESQARRWVVYAALRNGAYYPWDYQPLQKASERYMRNHMDLNVLEESQRFPRQE from the coding sequence ATGGCGCGCCCGAACATCCTCGTCCTGATGGTGGATCAGTTGAACGGGACCTTCTTTCCCGATGGCCCCGCGGATTTTCTTCACGCGCCCCACCTCAAATCGCTCGCCGAGCGCTCGGTGCGTTTCGCCAACACCTATACGGCAAGCCCGCTCTGCGCGCCGGCGCGGGCCTCCTTCATGTCCGGGCAATTGCCGAGTCGGACGCGCGTCTACGACAACGCGGCCGAATTTGCCTCCGATATCCCGACCTATGCCCATCATCTGCGCGCCGCTGGATACCAGACGGCGCTTTCGGGCAAGATGCATTTTGTCGGCCCCGACCAGCTTCACGGCTTCGAAGAACGCCTGACGACGGATATCTATCCGGCTGATTTCGGCTGGACACCTGACTACACCAAGCCCGGCGAGCGCATCGACTGGTGGTACCACAATCTCGGCTCGGTCACCGGCGCCGGCGTGGCCGAAATCACCAACCAGATGGAATATGATGACGAGGTCGCCTATCACGCCACGCGGAAACTGTACGACCTCTCGCGCGGCCATGACGAGCGCCCCTGGTGCCTGACCGTCAGCTTTACGCATCCGCACGACCCGTATGTCGCGCGCCGCAAATTCTGGGATCTCTATGAGGACTGCCCCGCCCTCGACCCGGCGGTTGAGCCGATCGCCTTCGAGCGGCAGGACCCGCATTCGCAGCGTCTGATGAAAGCCTGCGACCATCATGCTTTCGACATCAGCGGCGAACATGTCAGGCGGGCAAGACGCGGCTATCTCGCCAATATCTCCTATGTCGATGAAAAGATCGGCGAAATTCTCGACGTGCTGGAACGTAGCCGCATGGCCGACAATACGATCATCCTCTTCGTGTCCGACCATGGCGACATGCTCGGCGATCGCGGTCTCTGGTTTAAGATGAACTTCTTCGAAGGTTCGGCTCGCGTTCCGCTGATGATCGCGGCACCGGGCTGGAAGCCGAAGCGCATCGACCAGCCCGTCTCCACCCTCGATGTGACACCGACGCTCGCCGGCCTCGTCGGGATCGATATCGCCTCGCTGAAGCCGTGGACCGAGGGCTGCGATCTCGCAGCGCTTGCTCAAGGCACCGGCAGCCGCGGCCCCGTGCCGATGGAATATGCCGCGGAAGGGTCCGAAGCGCCGCTGGTCTGCCTCAGGGACGGACGCTACAAGCTCTCGCTGTGCGAGAAGGACCCGCCGATGCTGTTCGATCTTGAGACCGACCCGCAAGAACTCGAGAATCTGGCAGCCGATCCGGCGCATGCCGACACCTTGGCGCGGCTTGTCGAAAAGGCCGGGCAGCGCTGGAACCTATCCGATTTCGACGCGGCCGTGCGCGAAAGCCAGGCCCGCCGCTGGGTGGTTTACGCAGCGCTTCGCAACGGTGCCTATTATCCCTGGGATTATCAGCCGCTGCAGAAAGCATCGGAGCGCTACATGCGCAATCACATGGATCTGAATGTGCTGGAGGAAAGCCAGAGGTTTCCGCGTCAGGAATAA
- a CDS encoding choline sulfate utilization transcriptional regulator, whose product MSERPPELGWMRLFLEVARLGSLSAAAAHLGLTQPAVSYQIRRLEEQFGVSLLRRRQRGVELTVEGERLLEVTAKAVGDIDALARSFRVEAQRPVVRLRTDYAFSALWLIPRMDGFRRLHPETDMQIVATQRLAAGFRDEADVAVVFGTRDEFGAVGRLLLPESIVPVCTRGFLDRNGPFDDPRQLAKARLIHLDAPLPSPWFDWRTYLAEFSVPRDTHAGRGDISFNTYSLVIQAALTEQGVAIGWMGLVDTLLSAHMLVEAGPPLEASDRGYWLVPPRSPNVHSERLSAWLSDEVTRNGE is encoded by the coding sequence ATGTCAGAACGACCGCCTGAGCTCGGATGGATGCGCCTCTTCCTGGAGGTGGCGCGGCTTGGGAGCCTTTCTGCGGCTGCAGCACATCTCGGGCTAACCCAGCCAGCCGTCAGCTATCAGATCCGCCGGCTGGAAGAGCAGTTCGGCGTCAGTCTGTTGCGCCGCCGGCAGCGGGGGGTCGAACTGACTGTCGAAGGCGAGCGGCTTCTTGAGGTGACGGCAAAAGCAGTCGGCGACATCGACGCACTCGCCCGCAGTTTCCGGGTCGAGGCCCAACGACCAGTCGTGAGGCTGAGGACCGATTATGCCTTCTCGGCACTTTGGCTGATCCCACGCATGGATGGCTTTCGCCGTCTGCACCCGGAAACGGATATGCAGATTGTCGCGACGCAGCGGCTTGCAGCCGGATTTCGCGACGAGGCAGATGTCGCGGTGGTTTTCGGTACGCGCGACGAATTCGGCGCCGTCGGCAGGCTTCTGCTGCCGGAGAGCATCGTGCCCGTTTGCACGCGCGGGTTCCTCGATCGCAACGGGCCTTTCGATGATCCGAGACAGCTTGCCAAGGCAAGGCTGATCCATCTCGACGCGCCGCTGCCATCGCCCTGGTTCGACTGGCGCACATATCTTGCCGAGTTCTCCGTTCCGCGCGATACCCATGCCGGCCGCGGCGATATCAGTTTCAATACCTATTCGCTGGTCATCCAGGCCGCTCTCACTGAGCAGGGTGTGGCGATCGGCTGGATGGGGCTCGTCGATACGCTTCTTTCGGCACACATGCTTGTCGAAGCCGGCCCGCCGCTCGAGGCGTCCGACCGCGGTTATTGGCTCGTGCCGCCTCGATCTCCAAATGTCCACAGCGAAAGGCTCAGCGCCTGGCTGTCGGATGAGGTGACGAGAAATGGTGAGTAG
- a CDS encoding sugar phosphate isomerase/epimerase family protein, translating to MQVLQNGCFAVSTWSLHRLLGAVYGYSPDSGKSAAPKEPYGPGGAALIDMPAALAARGIHRLEVCSFHLPSLDAAYLSELSDAMVSSNVLFQTLLVEDGDPSHPETAERDVRWMAEWIDIAAALGAQRMRVIAGKQKPTQENLARAARHLGWLAEQAEGSNVRVVVENWFDLLPSPIEMNWLLDRLDGKVGLNGDLGNWAPPAKYEGLADIMGRAEICHAKADYGAAGLDADDYRKCLEMCERAGYAGPFTLIYDSPFFADEWDGILLQKQFIEDFLREALGLRTA from the coding sequence GTGCAGGTTTTGCAGAACGGATGCTTTGCGGTTTCGACCTGGTCGCTCCATCGGCTGCTCGGCGCCGTTTATGGCTATAGCCCCGATTCCGGCAAGAGTGCGGCGCCGAAAGAGCCCTACGGCCCCGGCGGTGCGGCGCTGATCGACATGCCGGCGGCGCTCGCTGCGCGCGGCATCCACCGGCTGGAGGTCTGCTCCTTCCATCTGCCAAGCCTCGATGCCGCTTACCTAAGCGAACTCAGCGATGCGATGGTGTCGTCGAACGTGCTGTTCCAGACGCTGCTCGTCGAGGACGGCGATCCGAGCCATCCCGAAACGGCCGAACGCGATGTCAGATGGATGGCAGAGTGGATCGATATAGCGGCTGCACTCGGGGCGCAAAGGATGCGCGTCATCGCCGGCAAGCAGAAGCCGACGCAGGAAAACCTTGCCCGCGCCGCCCGACATCTTGGCTGGCTGGCCGAACAGGCGGAAGGCAGCAATGTGCGTGTCGTCGTCGAAAACTGGTTCGATCTGCTGCCGTCCCCCATCGAGATGAACTGGCTGCTGGACCGGCTGGACGGCAAGGTCGGACTCAACGGCGACCTCGGCAATTGGGCTCCGCCCGCCAAATATGAAGGCCTCGCCGATATCATGGGTCGGGCGGAAATCTGCCACGCCAAGGCCGATTACGGCGCTGCCGGCCTCGATGCAGACGATTACCGCAAATGCCTCGAGATGTGCGAGAGAGCCGGCTATGCCGGCCCTTTCACGCTGATCTACGACTCACCCTTCTTCGCCGACGAATGGGACGGCATCCTGCTGCAAAAGCAGTTCATCGAAGATTTCCTGCGCGAGGCGCTGGGGCTCAGGACGGCTTAG